In the Loxodonta africana isolate mLoxAfr1 chromosome 1, mLoxAfr1.hap2, whole genome shotgun sequence genome, one interval contains:
- the DEFB113 gene encoding beta-defensin 113: MKIIYIFLTFLITVSCGPSVSEKKRREIEERKRECYLVNGVCKTECNTWEYVYNYCNVEPCCVIREYQKPVMTTAAYADKNLADLPHNTTSMKYS; encoded by the exons ATGAAGATAATTTATATTTTCCTGACATTTCTCATTACTGTGTCTTGTGGTCCATCAG tttcagaaaaaaaaagaagagaaattgaagagagaaaaagagaatgtTACCTTGTTAATGGTGTTTGTAAGACTGAGTGCAACACCTGGGAATATGTATATAATTACTGCAATGTTGAACCCTGCTGTGTGATACGAGAATATCAAAAGCCAGTCATGACTACAGCAGCTTATGCAGATAAAAACTTGGCTGATTTACCACATAACACTACATCCATGAAATATTcctaa